One genomic region from Pseudomonas hormoni encodes:
- the phaR gene encoding polyhydroxyalkanoate synthesis repressor PhaR → MPDNSRNTPRLIKKYPNRRLYDTHTSSHLTLADIRQLVVDKVSFQVVDAKSGEDLTRSILLQVILEAESGGEPIFTSEMLMGIIQFYGPYQGVLGSYLDKSIQTVIDIQSQTGAQSSEAWSTFMHQQAPVMKDLMRQYVDQSKALYLNTQNMFGLFTGKPESENGTKKNGDGE, encoded by the coding sequence ATGCCAGATAACAGTCGGAACACTCCCCGCCTGATCAAGAAGTATCCCAATCGCCGACTGTATGACACCCACACCAGCAGTCACCTGACGCTCGCGGACATACGCCAGTTGGTCGTCGATAAGGTTTCGTTTCAGGTGGTCGATGCCAAGTCTGGCGAGGATCTGACTCGCAGCATCCTGCTGCAGGTGATTCTGGAAGCGGAAAGCGGCGGTGAGCCGATCTTCACCAGCGAGATGCTGATGGGGATTATCCAGTTCTACGGTCCTTATCAGGGTGTGCTGGGCAGCTACCTCGACAAAAGCATTCAGACCGTGATCGATATCCAGTCCCAGACCGGCGCGCAATCCTCCGAAGCCTGGAGCACTTTCATGCACCAGCAGGCCCCGGTCATGAAGGACCTGATGCGCCAGTATGTCGACCAGTCCAAGGCGCTCTACCTGAACACGCAAAACATGTTTGGCCTGTTCACCGGCAAACCTGAAAGCGAAAACGGCACGAAAAAAAATGGCGACGGGGAATAA